In Glandiceps talaboti chromosome 4, keGlaTala1.1, whole genome shotgun sequence, a single window of DNA contains:
- the LOC144433902 gene encoding 3-ketoacyl-CoA thiolase, mitochondrial-like, translating into MALARGVFIVAAKRTPFGTFGGKLKDFTSTDLATVAAKAALASGKVDPKIIDSVVFGNVAPSSKDGAYIARHTALRAGVPQDVPALTVNRLCGSGFQSLVSGAQDIVVGDAEVVLTGGSENMSQAPFVVRGVRFGTRLGQDLEFEDQLWQTLTDMHIKTPMGITAETLGEKCDVSRQDCDEFALRSQTRWQAANAAGYFKEEMAPIEIKSRKGPVAVDTDEHPRPATIEQLAKLPPVFKKNGRVTAGNASGICDGAGAVILASENAVQKHNLTPLARVVGYHISGCDPHIMGIGPVPAVSKALVKNGLSLGDIDIVEVNEAFAAQYLAVEKELGLDPEKTNVNGGAIALGHPVGASGSRITAHLTHELKRRNGKYAVGSACIGGGQGIAVIIENIN; encoded by the exons ATGGCGCTTGCAAGAG GAGTATTCATTGTAGCAGCCAAAAGAACTCCATTTGGTACATTTGGAGGTAAACTGAAAGACTTCACATCAACTGACTTAGCTACAGTGGCTGCTAAAGCTGCATTGGCCTCAGGAAAAGTTGACCCCAAGATTATTGATTCCGTCGTCTTTGGAAATGTTGCTCCT AGTTCTAAAGATGGTGCATACATAGCCAGACATACAGCACTGAGAGCTGGTGTACCACAAGATGTTCCAGCCTTAACTGTTAATCGACTATGTGGATCAGGTTTCCAATCTCTTGTTAGTGGTGCACAG GACATAGTTGTTGGGGATGCTGAAGTTGTTCTTACAGGTGGTTCTGAAAACATGAGTCAAGCACCATTTGTAGTGAGAGGTGTTCGTTTTGGTACCAGACTTGGTCAGGATTTAGAG TTTGAAGACCAGCTTTGGCAGACATTAACTGACATGCACATCAAGACACCTATGGGTATTACAGCTGAGACTTTAGGAGAGAAATGTGATGTGAGTCGTCAAGACTGTGATGAGTTCGCATTGAGATCACAGACAAGATGGCAAGCAG CAAATGCGGCAGGGTATTTCAAAGAGGAGATGGCACCCATTGAGATCAAGTCTAGGAAAGGTCCAGTTGCTGTGGATACAGATGAACATCCAAGACCAGCTACTATAGAACAGCTTGCTAAACTTCCGCCAGTGTTTAAAAAGAATGGTAGGGTGACTGCTGGAAATGCCTCA ggTATATGTGATGGTGCTGGTGCTGTGATTTTAGCCAGTGAGAATGCTGTGCAGAAACACAACCTGACACCACTAGCCAGAGTTGTTGGCTACCACATTAGTGGTTGTGATCCACACATCATGGGTATTGGACCTGTACCAGCTGTTAGTAAAGCCCTTGTGAAGAATGGTTTGTCATTGGGAGACATTGACATAGTAGAG GTGAATGAAGCTTTTGCAGCCCAGTACTTGGCAGTAGAAAAAGAACTTGGTTTGGATCCTGAGAAGACTAATGTAAATGGTGGCGCTATTGCATTGGGTCATCCTGTAGGGGCATCTGGTAGTAGGATTACAGCTCACCTTACGCATGAACTCAA ACGTCGTAATGGCAAATATGCCGTTGGATCTGCTTGTATTGGTGGTGGTCAAGGTATTGCTGTCATCATTGAAAACATTAATTGA
- the LOC144434505 gene encoding von Hippel-Lindau disease tumor suppressor-like isoform X1, translating into MTGDNEESKSHLLKSKPSQDRALLRFINRSPRTIDVIWVNFRGGRVIYAEGLQSRQYYDVNSYECHPWIFRDHTSRDKLYAGMNEVHFPVPWAGEFPPRRHVVFIDLPAVYSLSERCIQVIRKFIKNADIDDLEIPKELKFRLRNVDDTPIWNSEDHPECILHPEEQNQNQQH; encoded by the exons ATGACTGGTGATAACGAGGAAAGTAAGAGCCATTTGTTGAAGTCGAAACCATCGCAGGACCGAGCCTTACTCAGATTTATAAACAGAAGTCCTCGGACGATAGATGTGATATGGGTGAATTTTCGTGGTGGACGTGTCATTTATGCGGAGGGACTGCAGTCGAGACAGTATTATGATGTAAACTCATATGAGTGTCATCCATGGATATTCCGAGACCATACATCACGAGACAAACTATATGCAGGAATGAACGAAGTACATTTCCCTGTTCCCTGGGCTGGAGAATTTCCCCCGAGAAGACATGTCGTGTTTATTGATTTACCGG CAGTATACTCGCTTTCGGAGAGGTGTATACAAGTCATCAGGAAGTTCATTAAAAATGCCGACATAGATGATTTAGAAATACCAAAAGAACTGAAGTTCAGATTACGAAATGTCGATGACACCCCTATATGGAACTCTGAGGACCACCCGGAGTGTATTTTACACCCAGAAGAACAAAATCAAAACCAACAACATTAA
- the LOC144434505 gene encoding von Hippel-Lindau disease tumor suppressor-like isoform X2 — MTGDNEESKSHLLKSKPSQDRALLRFINRSPRTIDVIWVNFRGGRVIYAEGLQSRQYYDVNSYECHPWIFRDHTSRDKLYAGMNEVHFPVPWAGEFPPRRHVVFIDLPVYSLSERCIQVIRKFIKNADIDDLEIPKELKFRLRNVDDTPIWNSEDHPECILHPEEQNQNQQH; from the exons ATGACTGGTGATAACGAGGAAAGTAAGAGCCATTTGTTGAAGTCGAAACCATCGCAGGACCGAGCCTTACTCAGATTTATAAACAGAAGTCCTCGGACGATAGATGTGATATGGGTGAATTTTCGTGGTGGACGTGTCATTTATGCGGAGGGACTGCAGTCGAGACAGTATTATGATGTAAACTCATATGAGTGTCATCCATGGATATTCCGAGACCATACATCACGAGACAAACTATATGCAGGAATGAACGAAGTACATTTCCCTGTTCCCTGGGCTGGAGAATTTCCCCCGAGAAGACATGTCGTGTTTATTGATTTACCGG TATACTCGCTTTCGGAGAGGTGTATACAAGTCATCAGGAAGTTCATTAAAAATGCCGACATAGATGATTTAGAAATACCAAAAGAACTGAAGTTCAGATTACGAAATGTCGATGACACCCCTATATGGAACTCTGAGGACCACCCGGAGTGTATTTTACACCCAGAAGAACAAAATCAAAACCAACAACATTAA
- the LOC144433957 gene encoding pleckstrin homology domain-containing family F member 2-like isoform X1 has protein sequence MVDRLVNSEANARRIGNVEACFGSSGQPLRVPGRVLVGEGVLTKLCRKKSKPRQFFLFNDILVYGNIVITKKKYNKQHIIPLETVRMKSLDDDGSFRNGWQIISATKSFAVYAATATEKSEWMAHINKCITDLLAKSGKKAATEHSPVWVPDSDAPVCMNCHKTKFTTLNRRHHCRKCGKVVCGGCSARKFQLPQMSSKPMRVCDNCHDLLSSGIDVNDDNYNPGRDSLIDQDSSGEDDDDDEDEDESDSPISSNNTTPTGDDQLEPTFYPGNQPSQLSS, from the exons ATGGTGGACCGTTTAG tgAATAGTGAAGCTAATGCCAGGCGTATTGGTAATGTAGAAGCatgttttggtagttctggccAA CCCCTTCGAGTACCAGGAAGGGTACTGGTTGGAGAAGGAGTTCTTACAAAACTTTGTCGGAAGAAGTCCAAGCCAAGACAGTTCTTTCTCTTTAATGATATACTTGTATATGGAAATATTGTCATTACCAAGAAAAAA TACAACAAACAGCATATAATACCACTAGAGACAGTGCGAATGAAATCATTAGATGACGATGGAA GTTTCCGTAATGGTTGGCAAATAATTAGTGCAACAAAGTCATTTGCAGTGTATGCTGCCACAGCAACAGAGAAGTCTGAATGGATGGCTCACatcaataaatgtataacaGATCTCCTTGCAAAAA GTGGTAAAAAAGCAGCTACAGAACATTCACCTGTATGGGTACCAGATTCAGATGCTCCAGTGTGTATGAactgtcacaaaacaaagtttACCACTCTAAATAGAAGG CACCACTGTAGGAAGTGTGGCAAAGTTGTATGTGGAGGTTGTTCAGCCAGGAAATTCCAGCTACCACAGATGTCATCCAAACCAATGAGAGTGTGTGACAATTGCCATGACTTGTTATCAAGTGGAATAGATGTAAATGATGATAATTACAACCCTG GACGAGACTCCCTAATTGATCAAGATTCATCAGGAgaagatgatgacgatgatgaagatgaagatgaatcTGACAGTCCTATCAGTTCTAATAATACAACTCCAACAGGAGATGATCAACTAGAG cctacattttaccctggaaatCAACCATCACAACTATCCAGTTGA
- the LOC144433957 gene encoding pleckstrin homology domain-containing family F member 2-like isoform X2 — protein MVDRLVNSEANARRIGNVEACFGSSGQYNKQHIIPLETVRMKSLDDDGSFRNGWQIISATKSFAVYAATATEKSEWMAHINKCITDLLAKSGKKAATEHSPVWVPDSDAPVCMNCHKTKFTTLNRRHHCRKCGKVVCGGCSARKFQLPQMSSKPMRVCDNCHDLLSSGIDVNDDNYNPGRDSLIDQDSSGEDDDDDEDEDESDSPISSNNTTPTGDDQLEPTFYPGNQPSQLSS, from the exons ATGGTGGACCGTTTAG tgAATAGTGAAGCTAATGCCAGGCGTATTGGTAATGTAGAAGCatgttttggtagttctggccAA TACAACAAACAGCATATAATACCACTAGAGACAGTGCGAATGAAATCATTAGATGACGATGGAA GTTTCCGTAATGGTTGGCAAATAATTAGTGCAACAAAGTCATTTGCAGTGTATGCTGCCACAGCAACAGAGAAGTCTGAATGGATGGCTCACatcaataaatgtataacaGATCTCCTTGCAAAAA GTGGTAAAAAAGCAGCTACAGAACATTCACCTGTATGGGTACCAGATTCAGATGCTCCAGTGTGTATGAactgtcacaaaacaaagtttACCACTCTAAATAGAAGG CACCACTGTAGGAAGTGTGGCAAAGTTGTATGTGGAGGTTGTTCAGCCAGGAAATTCCAGCTACCACAGATGTCATCCAAACCAATGAGAGTGTGTGACAATTGCCATGACTTGTTATCAAGTGGAATAGATGTAAATGATGATAATTACAACCCTG GACGAGACTCCCTAATTGATCAAGATTCATCAGGAgaagatgatgacgatgatgaagatgaagatgaatcTGACAGTCCTATCAGTTCTAATAATACAACTCCAACAGGAGATGATCAACTAGAG cctacattttaccctggaaatCAACCATCACAACTATCCAGTTGA
- the LOC144433864 gene encoding ribonuclease kappa-like, giving the protein MAILVPGICGPRASVCCLITSIWGIVMLLIMAICLRFDAVAFIEDLTHPEPEDYNPDTLHEKYVQASNNCFIAAGIYVAFLVFSFWQKREYSKAEFRMS; this is encoded by the exons ATGGCTATTCTTGTCCCAGGAATATGTGGCCCTCGGGCATCGGTCTGCTGTCTTATAACAAGTATTTGGGGTATTGTTATGTTG CTTATCATGGCCATCTGTCTACGATTCGATGCTGTAGCATTTATTGAAGACTTGACACATCCAGAACCTGAAGATTATAACCCAGACACACTTCATGAAAAATATGTACAGGCATCCAATAACTGTTTCATTGCTGCTGGTATTTATGTGGCATTTCTCGTATTTTCATTCTGGCAAAAGAGGGAATATAGCAAAGCTGAATTCAGGATGAGTTAA